A single region of the Nicotiana sylvestris chromosome 6, ASM39365v2, whole genome shotgun sequence genome encodes:
- the LOC138870019 gene encoding uncharacterized protein: MLLQTTYQDKGTQTDESQETKDLFAILTTLSLQMDGMGKRLQHLEKSQPSQQHDYKDAELSRSEDSKLPELEGDVGKLQKTHNKVCLYTAAGTSKQVNKKPHTNVNLNNIFDKPITPKRPKETIVTTPQTSTYANSLHQNKKIYNHITQIYIENIYKIQTFLNLNPRATTTTDPTQDYITQKLQGYNRLIAQPKTRANLVKTCYNYGLLSTVYTYDGEEISGIPELYKTFITFKRIKKGNLFFIKFYTTPAEILYDEIKPIIQVVKIGLTRDMIIPKEIEQQPEIPKIEIPGFYANKRIIGITTIIQELANNYLQENAIWSYYSRDQLMIYANSRELRQGDMDEVQKWILSLLKQEIQPTTRALKKGFISNELLTRYCKLVGHKYPDHICSKCNGEDNHVPEVQLE; encoded by the coding sequence atgttattgcagactacctatcaagacaaaggtacccaaactgatgaaagccaagaaacaaaagatttatttgcaatccttactactctatctttacagatggatggtatgggaaaaagattacaacacctAGAGAAAAGTCAgccaagtcagcagcatgactataaagatgcggagctaagtcgatcggaagactcaaaacttccagagttagaaggagacgttgggaaactccaaaaaacccataacaaagtttgtttatatacagctgcaggtacaagtaAACAAGTTAACAAGAAGCCACATACCAATGTAAATTTAAATAACATATTTGATAAACCAATTACGCCGAAAAGGCCAAAAGAAACAATAGTTACGACTCCACAAACCTCAACCTATGCCAACAGcctacaccaaaataaaaaaatatacaaccATATTACTCAGAtctatattgaaaatatatacaaaattcaaACATTTCTAAACCTTAACCCCAGAGCAACTACTAcaacagatccaacacaagaCTATATAACCCAAAAACTCCaaggatataataggcttattgCACAGCCAAAAACTAGAGCCAAtttagtaaaaacatgttacaattACGGATTACTTAGCACGGTATATACCTATGATGGGGAAGAGATAagtggaataccagagctatataAAACATTTATTACATTTaaaagaattaaaaaaggaaacctattttttataaaattctaTACAACACCAGCTGAGATACTATACGATGAAATAAAACCTATTATACAGGTTGTAAAGATAGGATtgacacgagatatgataataccaaaAGAAATAGAACAACAACCAGAAATACCAAAAATTGAGATACCAGGTTTTTACGCCAACAAAAGAATAATTGGAATAACAACTATTATCCAAGAGCTAGCCAACAATTATTTACAAgaaaatgctatctggagctactactCAAGAGATCAACTAATGATATATGCGAATTCAagagaactacgacaaggagatatggatgaagtccaaaaatggattttatcattactaAAACAAGAGATACAACCAACTACAAGAGCACTAAAGAAAggatttatttctaatgaattatTGACAAGATACTGCAAATTAGTAGGACACAAATACCCAGATCATATATGTTCAAAATGTAATGGAGAAGATAATCATGTACCAGAAGTACAACTGGAATGA